The following proteins come from a genomic window of Populus nigra chromosome 6, ddPopNigr1.1, whole genome shotgun sequence:
- the LOC133696550 gene encoding probable glycosyltransferase At5g11130, with amino-acid sequence MEFPYWNRTLGADHFYVSCAGLGYESDRNLVELKKNSVQISCFPVTEGRFVPHKDITFPPLANITRASHAQGNRTAKYLGFVRYNGVKESKLVNELRKDSDFLIESEPSNGMTLVGRLGSSVFCLFEYGADVSGIGEALRFGCVPVMVMDRPMQDLPLMDVIGWQKIAIFVGSRGGVKEVKRVLDRTCKDDECAGRRRLGVVASQHFVWNHMPQPYDSFHMVMYQLWLRRHTIRYARREFV; translated from the coding sequence ATGGAGTTCCCGTACTGGAACCGCACTCTAGGCGCAGATCATTTTTATGTATCCTGTGCTGGTCTGGGTTACGAGTCTGACCGAAATCTGgtggaattgaagaaaaactcGGTTCAGATCTCCTGCTTCCCGGTGACTGAAGGTAGGTTTGTGCCTCACAAAGATATTACATTTCCTCCACTCGCGAATATCACACGCGCATCACACGCGCAGGGGAACAGGACAGCGAAATATCTCGGTTTTGTAAGATACAATGGGGTTAAAGAATCGAAATTGGTCAACGAGTTGAGAAAAGATTCCGATTTTCTGATTGAATCCGAGCCGTCAAATGGAATGACTTTAGTGGGGAGATTAGGGAGTAGTGTTTTCTGTTTGTTCGAGTATGGAGCTGATGTTTCTGGGATTGGTGAAGCATTGCGTTTTGGGTGTGTGCCTGTAATGGTTATGGACCGTCCGATGCAGGACTTACCGTTGATGGATGTGATCGGGTGGCAGAAGATTGCTATTTTTGTGGGGTCCCGTGGTGGTGTTAAGGAAGTGAAGCGTGTGTTGGATCGTACGTGTAAGGATGATGAGTGCGCGGGCAGAAGGAGATTGGGTGTGGTGGCAAGCCAGCATTTTGTGTGGAATCACATGCCGCAGCCGTACGATTCGTTTCATATGGTGATGTATCAGCTTTGGCTTAGGCGGCACACTATTAGATACGCCCGGAGAGAATTTGTCTAG
- the LOC133697275 gene encoding folylpolyglutamate synthase-like, protein MAEGNLECCNNGSSKPTVTPYEEALDALSSLITKRSRADKSNKGDRFDLLFDYLKILELEEAMSEMKIIHVAGTKGKGSTCTFTESILRNCGFHTGLFTSPHLIDVRERFRLDGMDICEEKFLAYFWWCFDRLKEKATEDIPMPTYFRFLALLAFKIFAAEQVDVAILEVGLGGKFDATNVVQKPIVCGISSLGYDHMEILGNTLAQIAGEKAGIFKDGIPAFTVPQPDEAMNVLVDKSSKLNVTLKVAEPLDAKLLNGLKLSLEGEHQYLNAGLAIALSSTWLQRTGHHEFTYLEQASPLPEQFIKGLTTASLQGRAQKVPDQYINAERYGDLVFYLDGAHSPESMEMCARWFSLAVKEDSQKKAFNHPLQNNSGSTIELTQGNPKERDGKISMQILVFNCMSVRDPQLLLPRLMKACGNHGVYFKKALFVPNTSVYYKVGSHALPTDSQVDLSWQLALQTVWENLIQSDKGGEAKHADAVCEEGKDDTKMGGSTCDNSTVFPSLPLAIKWLRESVQQNQSVRYQVLVTGSLHLVGDVLRLVKM, encoded by the exons ATGGCGGAAGGTAACCTCGAGT GTTGCAACAATGGATCGTCAAAACCAACGGTGACTCCATATGAGGAAGCACTGGATGCTTTATCTTCGTTGATAACGAAACGCAGTCGTGCTGATAAGAGCAACAAAGGAGAtcgttttgatttgcttttcgATTATTTAAAA ATTCTGGAGTTAGAGGAGGCAATGTCAGAGATGAAGATCATACACGTGGCAGGCACTAAAGGAAAG GGATCCACGTGCACCTTCACGGAATCTATCCTACGTAATTGTGGCTTTCACACTGGACTTTTCACATCTCCTCATCTCATTGATGTCCGAGAAAGGTTTCGTTTGGATGG TATGGACATTTGTGAAGAGAAATTCTTGGCATATTTCTGGTGGTGCTTTGACAGACTAAAG GAAAAAGCTACAGAAGATATACCAATGCCTACCTATTTTCGCTTTCTTGCTTTACTTGCCTTCAAGATATTTGCAGCGGAGCAG GTAGATGTAGCTATTTTGGAAGTTGGGTTAGGCGGAAAGTTTGATGCAACAAATGTG GTTCAGAAACCTATTGTGTGTGGTATATCTTCCCTTGGGTATGACCACATGGAGATTCTTG GAAATACTCTAGCACAAATTGCTGGGGAGAAGGCTGGTATCTTTAAG GATGGAATTCCAGCCTTCACAGTGCCTCAACCTGATGAAGCAATGAATGTGCTTGTAGATAAGTCTTCTAAGTTAAAT GTAACCCTTAAAGTGGCAGAGCCATTAGATGCCAAATTGCTGAATGGTTTAAAACTCAGTCTTGAAGGTGAGCACCAGTATTTAAATGCTGGTCTTGCTATTGCACTATCTTCTACTTGGCTTCAAAGGACTGGGCATCATGAATTCACTTACCTGGAACAGGCT AGCCCACTTCCTGAGCAATTTATTAAGGGGCTTACAACAGCCAGTTTGCAAGGGCGGGCTCAGAAAGTCCCTGATCAATATATTAATGCTGAGAGATACGGAGATCTTGTGTTTTATTTGGATGGAGCCCATAGTCCTGAAAGCATGGAGATGTGTGCAAGATGGTTTTCTCTTGCTGTTAAAGAAGACAGCCAGAAAAAGGCCTTTAATCATCCCCTACAGAACAATTCTGGATCCACAATTGAATTGACACAGGGGAACCCCAAAGAGAGAGATGGAAAGATTTCCATGCAG ATATTGGTGTTCAATTGTATGTCAGTGCGGGATCCTCAGCTGCTTCTCCCTCGTCTGATGAAAGCATGTGGTAATCATG GTGTCTACTTCAAGAAGGCGCTCTTTGTTCCAAATACATCCGTGTATTACAAGGTTGGATCTCATGCATTACCAACTGATTCTCAAGTTGATTTATCGTGGCAGTTGGCTCTTCAAACAGTATGGGAGAATCTCATACAGAGTGATAAAG GAGGGGAGGCCAAGCATGCGGATGCTGTTTGTGAAGAAGGTAAAGATGATACCAAAATGGGTGGTAGCACTTGTGACAATAGCACAGTCTTTCCTTCCCTCCCATTAGCTATTAAATGGCTTAGGGAAAGTGTCCAACAGAATCAATCTGTTCGCTATCAG GTCCTTGTAACCGGTTCATTACATCTCGTGGGTGATGTGTTGAGGTTAGTCAAAATGTGA
- the LOC133696189 gene encoding PRA1 family protein A2-like: protein MDWGNVTAEDLIGALKEIDWTSPPRPLNEFLSKFTIPRSYSKWSSRLKCNLYYYRTNYFILILLILGFACILRPLAILATALSALAIAFFNDSFAASFSEKVTRTVRKFSPHLAAKMRPPHMPVIRGRPSAKKSVYICGQPRLLFVLLFSAASFLLWYSSGSLLYVSWAYIISIFVTVLHASFRTPNLKARLNTFREEFRAVWRNYSEL, encoded by the exons ATGGATTGGGGAAACGTAACAGCAGAAGATCTAATCGGGGCATTAAAGGAAATAGATTGGACATCCCCTCCTCGTCCTCTCAATGAATTCCTCTCCAAATTCACGATTCCTCGCTCTTATTCCAAGTGGAGTAGCCGCCTCAAATGCAATCTCTACTA CTATCGGACAAATTACTTCATTTTGATACTACTGATTCTTG GTTTTGCTTGTATCTTAAGGCCTCTGGCGATTCTAGCCACTGCGTTGTCAGCTCTAGCGATTGCTTTCTTTAATGATAG TTTTGCAGCTAGTTTCAGTGAGAAGGTAACAAGAACTGTAAGGAAGTTTTCTCCACATTTGGCGGCAAAGATGAGACCTCCGCATAT GCCTGTTATCCGTGGCCGTCCATCAGCGAAAAAATCAGTGTACATTTGTGGCCAGCCTCGTTTATTGTTTGTCCTTTTATTCTCAGCTG CCAGTTTTCTTCTGTGGTATTCTTCTGGCAGTCTTTTGTATGTTTCGTGGGCGTACATCATTAGCATCTTTG TCACTGTTCTCCATGCAAGTTTCAGAACACCTAACCTGAAAGCACGCCTCAACACATTCCGTGAAGAATTTCGTGCAGTCTGGCGCAATTACAGTGAGCTCTAA